The Hyalangium gracile DNA segment AGCAGCACGCTGTTGTCGGGGGTGAGCAGGGCATCGAGACCGGCCTTGGGGTTGCGCTGTGCGTTCATGTGAGCGTCTCCAGGTTGGGGGAATTGCTCTCAGCGCCGGCGGAGTGCCGTGCCGCTGATGGAGAGCACTATGAAGACGTCACTCCCCTTGCTGTAGCGGGCAATCCGCGGAATCAGTTTGAAGAAGATGTTTAAAGCGAGGGGTGCCGAGGCTAGCGTCGAGGCGCATGGAGACGCTCATCACGCTGGAGTCGTTCGTGCGCAGCGCGCAGGCCTCGAGCTTCTCGGCGGCGGCGCGGACGCTGGGGCTGACGCCGGCGGCGGTGAGTCAGAACGTGGCGCGGCTGGAGGCGCGGCTGGGCGTGCGCCTGTTCCAGCGCAGCACGCGCGGGCTGAAGCTGACGGAGTCGGGGGAGCGCTTCCTGCGCGAGGTGAGCGGCGGGCTGGACACGCTCCAGGCGGCCATCGCCAACGTGTCCATGTCGGCGGGCCAGCCGGCGGGGACGCTGAAGGTCAGCATGGCCCCCGTGTTCGGGCGCGGCTACGTGGTGCCGCTGTTGCGCGAGTTCCTGTCGCGCTATCCCGCCGTGGTGCCGGACTGGCACCTGGACACGCGGCCGGTGGACCTCATCGCCGAGGGCTTCGACGCGGCGATTGGCGGCGGGTTCGAGCTGCCCTCGGGGCTGGTGGCCCGGGAGCTGGCTCGGGCGCACGTGGTCGCGGTGGCCTCGCC contains these protein-coding regions:
- a CDS encoding LysR family transcriptional regulator, with product METLITLESFVRSAQASSFSAAARTLGLTPAAVSQNVARLEARLGVRLFQRSTRGLKLTESGERFLREVSGGLDTLQAAIANVSMSAGQPAGTLKVSMAPVFGRGYVVPLLREFLSRYPAVVPDWHLDTRPVDLIAEGFDAAIGGGFELPSGLVARELARAHVVAVASPAYLGRIAPPRKPEDLRELEGLLLRAPQSGRIRSWPLRSRSGEEASGEMRPRMILNDPEALTHCALMGLGIAFVSMPDALPHLKEGTLVRVLPDWYADIGPIALYYAGHRQLPAKTRVFVDFVVEEFKRQGLAKLLSAS